The following nucleotide sequence is from Corylus avellana chromosome ca7, CavTom2PMs-1.0.
CATAAAAACTATGTGTTCAAATAATAGTGTTTACATAGCACTTGAATTCATTAATCTATGAATAAGAAAGCTTGTCTTCTTATGATTGGCCAATGGCTGACGTCTCAGAATCTCCTGCATGACGACGCTCGTTTTGTTTAATaacactttttcactttttatttctccttttttttttttttttttcatttttaaaacaaaaatattaacaaagaattcaaaacccaaaataaaaaactttttttttttaaaaaaaaaatcccaataaAAAGCATTAAGAGATGATAACACAAAGATTCTCACGCAAAGaacaaaatcatatatatacctTGTCCCACTGGAGTTCTTCATCTTCTAGTATTCTTTGATTGTCTGAGGAACAATTAAACCAaagtaattaaataaacaaaataattgataattaatacGTTCAACTAACTAAGCTCTGATTTGGTACAACCTTTTAGCCTCAGCTCAGCATTGCGTGGGGTGGTGTTACGTCATCATTTTGCAACCTCGGGTGGTGTTAATGTCAGTTCTTTTATTGAAGATAAGTTCAAATCATGACTCCGGCAACCAAAGTCAAAAGTTATATATACGATCAACGGCATTTGTCGGTGTTGATAATAgcaataattattataaataattggGTTTGGGGAATTAATAAAGTAGAAATCTCAAGGACCAGCCACAGCCTGCGTGATGATGTTGTAGTGGATAGACATTACGTGCGAGTGATAACAACATTTTGCCTCCCTTTTTTaagtcaaatatttttaaaacactCGAACATTTACAGGCTTTAGATCGGCCGGCTCTTTAGACAAATAAGCATCTTTCCTTTTTATCTAGGTTGTTATGATCCGATATGATTATTAAACTATTTTGTAcagggatttttgtttttgatttgaaaaaaaaaaaagtattttgacaAGACGTGACATATtaaagtgaaaattatttttgtattttaactaCAATTAAGAAATTTATGGTTCGAATTTGCACGAGTCTACGGCGATTTAGAAAATAATACGCGGGAATGGTCAAGTAATCTAGAATGAAGACTGAGTTGCAGACACGAATGTTAGATTTAATCACCGTTGATTACAAAGATATAAAATTAGGGTCAAAGAGCGTGGGATAGAAAAAGGTGCTTCAGAGGAGATGAGGATGGCCACCGACTGGACTTGAACATAACAAGCCCAGTTGAATAGTATTGGGCACCGACAAAATGGGTCGGAAACGCAGACTTTTGGATTTCCAGCCCGACAAAAGTCGACAGTCAAATTTGGCTTCCTAGTCAACTCGCAACCTGGAGACCAATGCAGGTACCAGTGGCCACCAGATCTGGTCAACTCGAAACCTGGCGACAAATGCAGTGGCCAGTGGCCACCAGACTAAAACAATGTTGAGGATGACGATAATGTTCGAAAACCAAATTGTAGCCGATAAGGGTGTGTTTCCAATTAAGTTTCTTTACCTGTAAAGACTTCAAGAATCGATACAGCTAAAATTGTAGCATCTTATCTATACAGCTAAAGATAATTTTCCTTGAAAAGACTCATTTTTGCAAAAATAAttcttcaaaaatcaaaaattaaattttttctaaacttcttttacaacataaaaaaaacaaaaacataattaaaaacattcaatacatttttaataaataacatttttcggtctaaattttttagtttgaaagtCTAGATCCCCGATCCACATCCATGAATCATCAAACTGGAAAATGTAATCTGAATTAAGATGTAAAATTGTAGAAAAGACTAACcagcaataaaatataatgaaaagttGTAGTATGCCATAATAAACTCGAGAATTCCTCCAACAAAACATTGTCaacaaaaatacattaataataaactCCGGCACTCGAAACCAAGAGAAAGTAATTGAAAGCGAACACGTCCCAACAAAAAGGCATAACCAAAATGAATCTAATCGAACAAACTAAAACCCATGTCATCATCGGACTCCTCAGCCGGCTCGtccttcttctcttcctccttGGCGGCAGCAGCTGCAGGGGCCGCACCAGAATCTGGTGCTGCAACAGCGGCAAAAGCAACAGCAAACTTGCTAGGATCCTGCATTTTACATCCAAAATAATTAACTGAATGAACAGACGATGGGATTCAAATACACGATAAACAGTGAAAGTGCCAAAGTCTATACTGAAGAATTGGATAACAAGAGtaggaaaaaaaacacttaaaagagaaaaaagtacCTTTAGGAACTCCTTGGTTTTCTCTGCCTGGGGGAAGGAATACTCCGTGGCAACGGCAACTGCTAGAACATTCTTGTAGGCATTGATGAACATATGTGGTGCAGCTGCTAGGGTTGGGTAAGAGATGGCCAGTGACAACGCAGTAGCCAAGGCAACACCAGTGGCAAACTTCTCAATAAGGTCATCCTCAGTCAGATCAAGTACCTCTGGGCTGAAGACGGACCCATTGTCATAAACAGATAGGACAACAAGACCATAAGAGAATGGCCTGATGCCAAGCTTTGCAAGAAGGGCAGCCTCAGAGGAACCAACCTTGTCACCCTTCTTAATAAGCTCCACAGGGGTGATAATTTCCACAGTACCTTTGTTAATCTTGGTAGGAATGTTAAGAACCTGAGAGACAATGGTATAAGAATCTGAAGTTccaattaaatgaaaaatggaatGAATTCCAATTGAGATAGCAAACCTGGAAGAAAGAGGTCTGAGAAGGGTCGAGTCCAGTGTTGCCAGGAGGGACAACAACATCAATTGGAGCAACCAAACCAACACGAGCAGGTGCTCCAACCTATTTTAAGTATGAAAGTTATGTTAACACCAATGGAGATACATAACAAGAAAGCACATTCTAAAGGCTCAATTCAGTACCAACTTTCAATCATGCCAGGcatttgcaaaaaaatttttttggcaaaatctgACAGAATTAATGCTTCCTAAGTTTTAGAACATGATATATGACATTCGCAATTCTCAATAATGAATGATGATTATGTTCACTttcaaaaataaccaaaacagCATTCTTCCAATACAACTAATAAAACTTCAATATTTTCTATCTCTTCCTCAACAAATTAATACCAAACCCAGACAGACAACAAGCACAGAGCCTATTATCAGAGCAAGCATCCTTTAAGCAAATAAACAAGCACCATCAGCTCCCTCGACAGTTGTTGCAacttcaagaagaaaaaaaaaaagaatacaacaATGCATGTCTGTTTGGCTTTTTTTGAGAATGTTCCGAAACAATTTCCAAGAACTTCGTCAACAAATAATGGTTCTGGAAAACAGTGTAATGCACCCTCAAAAAATTATACAAGCAAAAACTTAAGAATATATTTATTCCTGACCATCCAAAAATTAAccaacaaaagtaaaaatagttCCCCTAATTTCCTAGCACTCATTACCAACTTTATAATAACCATCAAAAGATAGGAATCCCACATAGTTGTATTCCATTGTGCACTCATCCAGTTAAATCATCAAAAGACCAAATTTTAATTGTAAATATGCAAATCAATTTAACTACTGCAGCATTGAATCCTACGCCAATGAACCCCATTTAAATCAAACAGATACTAAAATAAAACATGTGCATAAATTTCTATAAGGATTAATTCAAATGATTTCATAAAACAGACCTTGTACTTGGCGACCTCTTCGCTGACCTCCTTCAAATCACCCTTGGTGAAAATCAACCCCACGTTGCCCTAATCCAAAAACACACGTTTAAAGTAAAAACATTGCGTTTTTCcaacaagaaaaatgaaaaagaacacAGAGATTTGCGTACCACAAGAAGGGGAATGAGGCTGAGGAAGGCGGTGTTGCCGGTCTTCTCAGAATGGATCCTGACGGAACGCTTCATCATGGTGTTCTTGCCCATAAGCACCACGGAGTCGCCACGCAGACCCTTGCGAATGTTCTGGAGCTGGGTGGATCCGACGTTGTCGGCCGCCACCACCAGGATTTGGGTGTACTCGTCCAACAGCTGGCATAGCTTGCCATCGTACGCGATCTTCTTGTCGGCCTTCGAGAGTTTTCCCATAATTTTCCTACGATGTAATGGGTCCTTTCGGAGAAAACCTAATAAATGGATATACAGAAGGCTACCTAAGCAAAATCGAGGGCCAAGACGAGACTGATGACTCAATCAAGGCGGACAGCGATACCGCGCCGTCTCTTTAACCTCTTAGTCGACTGTGCTAGGGTTTGGGAGGCTTTGAGGTGGAAGGAGACTAGTAAAAGGAGAAAACTGGCGGAGACTAGATTTATATAGTAGAGGCTAGAGGGTAGTGAGTGAAtgaattagggtttttcaagaCAGACCTTGATCTGAGGGCTGCGATTCATTCTTTGTTGCGGATCAGGCGGAGAGAAATGGTGCTTCTGTAGGAAGTGGTCTGGATATTATCAAATGGGCTTGCGATCCGGTGCTCTAATAAGGCGTTCTACTTGGGCTCCATGGGCCGGATCCGGGTCCCCTCCAGTCCATTTTTAAAGAGATCTAATGACCACAATAATGCCATGtgtctcatttaaaaaaaattattaaaatattatttaatgtttgtaaaataaataaaaactaaaatagtcaaaaaaaaataatactttttttttttgggccattgAGAGTGGTTTGGCCTGAGGGTGGCTTTGGTCACCCCAGACCGCTGGTCtgaggtggccgaagccacccccatgggccatatcaaaataacaaaaaaacatatattattatattacattatattttatttatttttaaaatattgaataatattttattatttttaaatgaatggAACAATTGGTGTTTTTATGGCCCTAAGATTTCTCTAGAGCCATCCTCACCATCAACTGGATTATCTCCggtccattttggattggagatgatcctattcctTCATGAGCTTATGACTCATGGAAATCTACATTTGGTAGCCAAACCAGACATATGGCAAAACCTTTTATAAATGGAGGACCAAACTACAAGAATTAGGattatttcaatttcatttaaatcgAAGATGATCCTGTTTCAAACTACAAACACTCATTTTAAGGAGAAAAATGATCataagtgaaatggagaggatccatttagtgcatttaacaggtaatattgttcatttgttttttgggcaaaaTGTTTTGGACAAGTATGCCCTCCAAACTATACTAAATGAAtactttcaatttcaagttAAATGGGGAGgatccattttcttttaattaaggcGCTTGTCATAAACCACCTAGGAAGTCAGCAACCCCTACGATGAGGACTTGTGAAGGCAGCAGCCCACGACCAAGATTGGGAGGCCCACGAAGCAAATTTAGATTTCCATTTTATACCAGTACACAAATCAACCAATGGATCGAAGAAATATTGGGCATGAGGTGGTTGAacggccggtctggggtggttCGGTGCCGTTCAACCACCTCAACCaccattcaattttttataaatttattttataattattatttttttaaatatatataatatatttttattaattaaacaaatattttatttatgtccTAAAAATATCTAAccattaactgaatattctctcCAATATGAACCGGATAATCCAAGGAGCTGGTGGCACATCAAACAAGACATGTGAAGGCAACAACCCATAATTAGGGTCAgacaaaacaaatttaaattacTATTCAACTAGGGAATCGAGGGGATCTACCGAGTGCCCAACAACCGGTAACCCTCTTCAAAGAGGCCATTAGTCAAAATCACCTGAAAAAGGTCAACATTCCAACAAACCGATGGCCTATTGGGCCGAAGGATTACAAGGTCTTTAGGATGGGAACCCAAACGACCCAGAAAGGACTCGGATACACCACCTCCCAAGTCCAACTTATGTAATGATCTATTAGGGTCATATGCATTCACCTCCCAGTCATCCCCTAAAAAACCAAAGGGCCTtacctctattttttattttttttagttaataaaCCTCAGTTCTGgaacccttatatatatatttgtctcgcaccattttttttttttcttttcttggaagCCAAAATAGCCCGGAAAGCTCAATtaagattattaaaaaaaaaaaaagttgttaaaAACTGAAGGCTTACCGAGAAAAATTTGATGGGCCCGTAGGCCCTTTGAGCTCAGGTTCTCATGGAAAATGTTGGTGGGTTCGTTATTGAGCCCACGTCCGGGACCTCAAAGAGCGAAATTTTCGCTTAGCTCGGGGTAGCCTGCGGTCCTATCAGCCACCGATCTGAGCCCTCGATTCCGACGCGATTTCGAATGGCGTCCACGTACAGAGATCGGACGTCCGAGTTCCGAGCGCTTACGGAGACTCTGAAGAAGGTCGGAGGAATCAGAGCCGTCAATCAAGCAGAAAACGACCCGGCTCCATCGAAACCACTGGCTCCAGCCTCGTCTAGATCCGAATTCAACAAGAAGGCCTCGCGAATCGGATTGGGGATCCACGAGACGTCCCTGAAGATCGCCAGACTCGCCCAACGTGCGCCCGATCTCTACCACTCTCACTCTTCATTTCTGTAATGTTAATTTGTGTGTAAATGACAATTGCCTTCTAATTACGCTGAAATGCAGTGGCGAAAAGGTCATCAATGTTCGACGATCCGATTGTGCAAATACAGGAATTAACGGGTCTGATAAAAAACGACATTACGGCGCTGAACGTTGCTCTCTCGGACCTACAGACTATTCAAAACATTGAAATAGCCGACGGGAAGTACTCCGAGGATAGAGTGGTTCACTCCACAGCTGTCTGTGATGACTTGAAGGGCAAACTCATGGGCACTACCAAACAGCTTCAAGATGTTTTGACAACAAGAACTGAGGTTTATTTCGATATgattatagttttatttttttacaataaattactagaaatggtgaatttaattatttaattaagaaaatgggACTGTAGCTTCGTTACAAACTCACCTGACAGTCTTTGCCATGGCACCAcattagttaaaaaaattaagcaataaaatttgataaaagatttaattatttagtgacGGGAGTCGTCTGTCAGTTTGTATCAGTTTGTATGGGACTTGTTAAGGTTGTAGAATCCCTAACAGCACTCATTTAATTATCTTCGAAGTCAGAATGCTTATGATAAATTATAAGTCATATGTAGAAAaggtgaatttaattatttaattagatttGAAGTCAAGGACCACGGCTCTAATATCATGATAAATCACTTATCCCTATAACTTAAAAGGGATTGTTCTAACATTATACATGTgcaactctttattattattattattattttgtcacaGCATATCAAGGCACATGAGAATAGGAGACAAATGTTCTCCAAGAATGCATTAAGAGAGAACCCTTTTCAGCAAAATGCAAAAACTgtgaccgaaccacccccttggtcCAGTTCATCGAATGGAGCTGCGAATCCACAGCCATCGGCGTGAGTATATTCAGTTTAAGGTTTAGGTACACAAGTAATAATGGTTTCTAATCTACTATGTCACATTCTTTTTGGTAGTGTAGTGACATCATTGGTCAACTTGACATGGCGATGATGATCTTTAATGGGCTAACATTCTAAATGAGTACAATTGTAGTTGTCTACTTGTATTGGTGACAGGTTTGCAAGATTAATTTTCTGACCTCCAGTAGGGTACTTAATGATATACATGAGTTATTATAGCAAACAAAATATGgttgtttttaaggaaaaatgtCATGTATCAATGAGCATATACTAAGATTCTTTTTGTTAAGCTAGATTCGGACCTAAGACTTTCCCAACGTCACCCCAGTCTGCCCCTTTACGACCTCGGTGAATGCATAGGGCGGTATATAGCTGTCTTAGAAAATTCacttattttttgaattggtaTTGATGGCT
It contains:
- the LOC132187349 gene encoding large ribosomal subunit protein uL10 translates to MGKLSKADKKIAYDGKLCQLLDEYTQILVVAADNVGSTQLQNIRKGLRGDSVVLMGKNTMMKRSVRIHSEKTGNTAFLSLIPLLVGNVGLIFTKGDLKEVSEEVAKYKVGAPARVGLVAPIDVVVPPGNTGLDPSQTSFFQVLNIPTKINKGTVEIITPVELIKKGDKVGSSEAALLAKLGIRPFSYGLVVLSVYDNGSVFSPEVLDLTEDDLIEKFATGVALATALSLAISYPTLAAAPHMFINAYKNVLAVAVATEYSFPQAEKTKEFLKDPSKFAVAFAAVAAPDSGAAPAAAAAKEEEKKDEPAEESDDDMGFSLFD
- the LOC132188176 gene encoding syntaxin-31, giving the protein MASTYRDRTSEFRALTETLKKVGGIRAVNQAENDPAPSKPLAPASSRSEFNKKASRIGLGIHETSLKIARLAQLAKRSSMFDDPIVQIQELTGLIKNDITALNVALSDLQTIQNIEIADGKYSEDRVVHSTAVCDDLKGKLMGTTKQLQDVLTTRTEHIKAHENRRQMFSKNALRENPFQQNAKTVTEPPPWSSSSNGAANPQPSALSANGVQVGNQLRRRSAVESTPSQQMEMSMLQQVVPQQENYTQSRAVALHNVESTISELSGIFTNLATMVAQQGELAIRIDDNMDESLANVEGARNALLRYLNQISSNRWLMIKIFAILIFFLVFFIFFVA